TGTGAGCCGTCCTAAAAGGAGGAACTCTCAGAGGAGAGGGGTTTCCTTCCTCGGCTAAATTAGATGTTTTCGGAGGCTGCGGCTCCGCGGCAGAATAAACGTCCCTGGCGAAGCTCGGTCACGCTGGCCGGCGTCGGATGGACGTCGTGTCCGCTCTGCAGAACGTTGTTTTAACGCCAACCCTTGTGCCTTTTGTAACTCGTAGATTAAAACGGGGCACTTTCTATGTTTTTTTGCCCATTTGAGCATTACGTCAGCTAATCTTCATCacttgctttgcttttggtctTTATGCAGCTAATTGTGAGCCGTGTGAAGATGGGAAAGGTTTTGGTATTCGAAAGACTCTTAGATGATGGAAGATCATTGACGTTCGGCTTTCAGCgggctttattttgtttttttcccgcctCAAAATTGGCATCGGTAAATGTGGAAATGTCTGTTAACATTTTGGCACATCCACCAGGGCCAAATATTCACTCTTGCGTGAGTTTATTgaatgaaaaaagtagaaaagaatatttttaatgaaaaagcCAAATCACGTTATCTGAGTAATTTGCTTGAGCTTATCAATTTAGACAACACCCTGCAACATCTCAACATATGATTCTATTACAATGTGATTCAATTATCTAAAGAATTATCGCTCGGCCCGAACATCCAGCAGTAATCATAATCCAGGGTAATGATAGGTTTCATTGCACTGTAATACTGTTGTGATGCTCCAGTCATGTTGTTATTCACCGTTAAAGGAAGATTGTGGTTTTCTGCTAATATGATGTGTAAACGGAAGCTTTTTAAAAGTGTCTGAGAACAGCAGTATGAGAGCTTTGTTGTGGgatatacatttatacattccTTAGATAAGGATGAAATAAAGCCCACACTGCGTTTAGATTTCGTCGAGAATGCAAAACGTGTTCACAGCTatttcttattcttttttttttttttttaggtcataGGCGAAGGGTTGGTTTGAAGCAAAAGTACTAAAAATATTTGTACTGGCCAAAATAATTGATGTAGGAGTACATCTCTGACCTACTTTGAATGGTACAGAACACCTGAGATTTTCACAATTAGACCTTTAAAACCTGCTTACAAGAGCAAAGTACACAGGATATAAATAACTCCAATCCAGGGGCCACTGTAGCATTTGACCTCCGCGCATTACTTATTTTCCTGCAGCATTTGAAGCTTCTTGGGAGCCTTTATTTTGTACAATATTCCTTATTGTTGCCGTGTTTGCTATTGCGATGAGCGACAGCCGAGGCGGCCTCTCCTCTCCGGCGTCGGCGTCGCCTCAGCAGCTCTCCACCTTGTTTTAATTGCCTCAGAGTTAATTACTCCGGCAAGTGTGAAACAACGTTGTCAGACTTCTCCTGCACAGTTGTGCTTTTttcgctccctcctccctcccccgctgGCCAAATGGAGGCCAACGGGTGTTTTTTGTATGGGGGGCTTCCTGTGAAGTTATTCGCCGGCCTGGCAGCGCCGCCTGACATCGCCGGTCACCTGAACGCGGGAGGAATGCGCCGCGCGGTCTGCCGGCCCGCAGGAGCCGCAGCTTCCCGAGGGGGGAAACAAAGAGTCGATTTTTGAGACTCATCAATTGATCCTTTTGAaggcatctttttttctctctctaatTTGAGAAATTTAATTTCTCCCGGCGCCGGCTTTTTGGGGCGCGCGTGTCTTCACACAACGTCtgtcattgttatttttattttttagcggCGAGCGCCTCGCCGGCGTccggagcctttttttttcttcttttcttcctttcttgtcttttttttttttgtccggcTGTGCCGACGTGACGGTGAGCGAGGCCGGTCTTTTCGaggtcccctctcctcccctgccCGCCCGATTCTCCACGCCGGCGGCGTGGGGCTCCATAGATCACGGCTGTCGCGGCGCGTGTAGGTGCTTGCACCGCTCTGTTAGCCTCATCACTCATTCTCGCTCGTCAGTCAGGCTGCTGATCTCAGCCAGACCCCTCtcgctcttccctccctccctccctcccccgtcccctcgcTTCCACGCTCGCTCTCTTTTGCCttctcacacacattttttttaattaggcaAAAATCAAAGGCGAAATATGAATATTCATAAGGAAACTGAATTAATATGCACAATTATGCAAATCAGCATGCAATTAAGGCCTGTGTCTCCAGAGAGCCTGGATAGCATTAGTGCATAAGACGGGGAGAAGGGGATGATGGGGGTATTTCTGCTCCACCAGTCTTTTGGCTGCGTTTTTCCTTTGTGTCACACATCGGCCTTTTTCCTTTACCCTAAAACGTTAGTGTTCACGTTTGGGCTTTATGCTTCTTTTGTTTCGTGTTACTCCACATGTTTACGTGTGTCATCGTTATTAAATGGTTAATCGTGTGCTATTCAGTGACCGTGATGAACGCTGATGGGTACACTGAGCAGCATAATAATtcgcttatttatttattttttgaaatggTGTAACGTTGCATTCCACCTCGACTGCGACAGCGGCGGCTTTGATCAATAGTGATGCTCCCTCTCGGCGCGCGTAAGCCCACTGTGGCCACTTAAGGACGTCCGATGTTTAGAGTAGGACGCGGCGACGGGTTCCCTTGATGTCCGACATCAGGGCACTCCTACGTATCTGTCATTAGGGGATCGCTAACAATCCGTTAATCCAACCTGCTTCCTCGAGTCTTTTCATGtgtcctgcaccccccccccccccccctcgcccgtCCCGTCTTAACAATGTGTCTCCTTGCAGCAATAGACGAGCGCAGCGGCTCTGGGTCTTGGGGCTCAGCAGAACAGAACAGCCCCTCGTTCAGCCAAGGACGGGTAAGATCCAAACACGCTCTCGCACTCCTGAGCCGCACACAAATTAAAGTTTGGAGATCCAAGTATTGACACCAGATGCCGTGATATTGTCACATGCTCGCACACGTTCAGTTGATCAGTcgaccacccacacacacacacacacacacacacacacacatcctctccCCCTACCAGCACAACAGCTTAGTACCGTTTCATGCCGTGTGCCATGTTCGATTTGAAGTGGTAGTTTTACTCTCTACCTAATAACCTTGGCTCGGGATCCTGCGTTGGCAGCCTGTCTAGCAGCCCAGAACCTCTGTGGAAGCCCACCGGTAATTGCAGCCTCACATCCGCTTTAACTGTCTTGGCACAACTCTGTGTAAATACAAGGAACACGGGGTGAAATAGATGCAGCAGGCTTTGATTACCACAAgttgataattaaaaaaagtcgGCTCGAATCCCCCGAGCTGATGCGGATTTGTTTGGCATGGATCCTGTTAGTTAGACAGAAGATCCGAGGGAGGGTTCCCACTAAGACGGCCCACATAGGTGCATTAACAAGACCACTAAACACGGTTTATCATTTGAGTGTGGGTCCCGTGTTAGAGCCTGCATGATTTATATTGCATTTGTCTCCTCTTCTGAGGTtactcatgttgttgttgttgttgtgtgtctgccaTTGTCCCCCTCAGGGCTACGTTGAAGGATCCCACTACAACGAGCATGAAGGCTTGTCCTCTCCGTTCATCAGTGCGGGGGTCGCAGGTCCGTTTGACTCATTTTAAGTCGCCTTATGtggttaataaaaaaagaaatgcaaacgTGTAAAGCTCAACGCAAGTTTCCTTTCCTGTGATGGAGGATAAAATAATCACGTTGATAAAGGCCGATTTGACTGTTACGCAtactttgttttctgtgtgtgtgtgtgtgtgtgtgtgtgcgcacatgcaCGCGCCTGTGTTCATTCGTTGAGTGTTGGAGATGTTAGGGCACTGAAGCAGAACCTTTCCCCAGGGTTTTGTCTGGCAGGCGGCTTTCTGCAGCTGAGCGTACtgaaaaaaggggaggggggggggggggggggggcggcaaccCTGGACTTTTcgtactttaaaaataaataaacaaaaaggaagcCGTTTTTCTTAACGTCCATACGATTTCCACTTTTATCTTGCAGGTAAAAATGAGAGGCCACCATACCCTCCCTTTGTAAGCCAGGTATGTTCGCATTGCACcgcagtgatgtgtgtgtgtgtgtgtgtgtgtgagagatgaatTTATGTAATGCGCCATGTAAAGGAAACCCTGTTTTCTCACTTCTCTTTTCATGTTAAACACTTTGAATTAACTGCCATCGTTTCCCAGAAGAGAAGTGGTTTGTGCTGTGCTAGTCTACGCCCCCGTAAGTAGTTAATTGTAAAGCCCCgtttctccatctttctctcttctaTTAGCCTGGTTTCCTTCCCAGCGAAATAGCGATGCCCAGCCCGGACGCCATGTCCCCCTCCGGCCTGAAAACCGGCTCCCAGTTTTACCCGTCATACCCCACCAACCCGAGGAGAAGGCCGCCCGATGGAGGCATAGGTGATCCATCTGGACACAACCTGCTCGTTCATCTTTCTACGTTTGCTTTTATTACCTGGAATTCCCCTCGTGgtgtcttttcttcttctcgaTGGTTACAGATTACCTAGTTTCATTTAATTGTCTGCTCAAATCGTACAAATTTTATCAGCTTATTTCTTAAGTCTACGTTCGACAACTCTCTTTCCATACAAAGGTTTGTACGTGTGAATGCACAGCAACATTCATGCACGCTGATCGACATGCATGTTTTCTCTCTACTTATTGGACTTAGAGCCCAGGAAGACGTAACATTGTGAAATGTGTCTTTATACGTGTTCTTCTGTGTGTCTCTCGTTCACCTTTTCTGTTTCTCCGCCTGCTCGTATGCAGAAACCCAGCCAAAGAAGATTCGGAAACCCCCTGGCCTGCCGTCCTCGGTGAGAGCTTATTTCTGCTCGCCTTCACAGctcagttctctctctctctctctctgtctctgtctctctctctacatttagacacacacagacacactcgctGCTCTCCCCACTCTGCTTGAGCGGTTCCGTGACAGACGGGGGTAAAGAGCCTCTGTGAGCTGACAGTCGGGCAACTCGGCGCCCAGTAAACATCACCACCGAGTCTCCGCACTGCACTCGAGTGGCTTCGCGTGTTGTTGTTCACGGCCCGGTTGTCATGTAGACGAGCAATTTTATAGGATTTTGAGGTGCTTTGTCAAGTTCGGTAGCTCACCTCCTTCAGTGTTCTTGCTTGGATTTGTTGGTCTTGTGGGAAGAGTTCTGGATTTGGGTAATGACGGTTCAAGGAGGGCCGGGTGGTGGCGGCTGGTTCTAATTTGGATCCAGTTACAAGTTTGTATCCAGGATTTGTtaaagaaatacaacaaaaacaaaatgactaTTTGTATCTGGTACACAAAGCGTGTAACTTTTAAATTCGTGAAGAATCTGCTACGTTTTAACGACTTTTTAAACCCAGTTATTCTGCAGGAGTTATGACTGGAAAAGGTTTCAAGAATTGAAGTGGTATTTTGGGTGAATAAGCCATGAATGAATCCTCTCGTTGTGGGGGAAGCATTCCTATAAGGACAATGCAGAAGCCATTCGGGAAGTTGTGGCTTTTAAAGCAAGTTTGTAATCTGTAAAGTCCCTTTTTGAATATGGGTCACGGCGTCGTTATTCACAACGCATTGTTCTGCAACGGGAACGTCAAAGCTAAACGGAGTCCGTGGGATTTACGTTTGAAGCGGTTTTAACCGGATTCGACCGCGTGTTTACAAACTCTTAATTCGTGGCACGGAGTTCCATACAGAGCCTTGATACGCCGTACCAAGTGTCGCATCCTGTCAGCGGGCCCAGAACTCCCAGCAGCTGATGTGTGGGTGACGGCAGCCACACATAGCTGGAAACACCAGTCACCGTGACGTGTTTGAATATATCCTCAATGAATCTCCCCGTCGGTCCTAAAGCGACGTGAACGAGGATTCAATCAGGCAGCCGCTGCACACATCATTCCCATTTATAGATTATTTCCACTGAGTCCTGTGTGATGATCACCCGCCAGTCCGCCCGCTCGGATTCAGCTGCTGCAGATCCGGGACGAATCTGACGCCATTTGCCCAATTTGAATACCACGAAGCATTTCCCTCTGTTAAAGGCTCCTCATGGCAAACCTGATATGTCACGTCAGAAGAGGCGACCTGGTCAGTTGCTTATTAGAGATCGCTTGCTGCCGCCGCTCGATCAACGATCTGAAATGCCTCCATTGCACAAACATTTTCGGGCCACGCAGTCCTCGCGCCGCGCCGCTTCTCAGGTGACGACGGTGACCTAAAAGACGAACTGGATACGCAAACCTTTGGCTCTCCTCACTTGCGTCATCTGTTCGGCGTCTCGAATCGGTGCACAGATGTGGGAGGGCGATATTAACACTAGTTATTCACCACATTGGCCCTTTCCACAATACAATCATATTAAAATCTGTGCAACAAAAAGTTAAATGAAGACGGACTCGTGCCTATGCTGATGTTTCCTTTTGACGCACGGATGGAGCGAGTTCAAAGGATTTATGTGGCTGGCTGCGTCCAAATCACGGAGCCGTGGACGCGTAATCTGGCAGGAAATTAAGTCGAGCGTTAACAGCGTTGCGTTTGAGACAAAGATGCGACCTCGGGTGCGCGCAGACGGACCCGGCGAGCGCGCCGCTTCCCTCCGGCGTTCGCTGAAGACGCGAAGAACAACAACGCGGCATCGGCGCTCTCCTGCACCTGTGGGTGTTGTCATGTTGAAGTGGCTGCTGAAACCGCAGCGTGTGGACACTCTATCTCCGCGGTGCCGTCACCGCGGAGATAGAGTGtgaacgccgccccccccccctttttctttccactgtCTGAACCTCAGTCGCTCCCTGCAGGGTGAACGATGGCTGCGTGGTTTTGGTTGCAAGCGATGATGggacgtgtgcgtgcgtgaaccccccccccccccccctgcccctcctcccctcccccacactacgccccgcccccccgcctaCGCTTCACCACACGATGGCCTGggtgggacccccccccccccgccgcccccccccgtgagTGACCCAGTTGTGAGGCGCGGTGCTTGCGAGGCCTCTTAGCCCCGTGTCTGAGCCCAGATTAATGACTGCCGATGATGATCCTGTGGTCTCTCTCGTCCCTCCCTgcttctccaccccccccccccccccgctctttATCTTTTCTTTATCTACTTTTTGTTACTTAAATCATGTTGCCATTAGCCAGCAAATGGATACATAATGGCTGCAACGTAAAGGCCATTACGTTGCAGCTGAGCTCCTTTGGCTTCTCCAACCCACCTGTGCACTACATCCTTGCcctaaacaccccccccccccttctgcaaCAATCAAACAACACGGTGGAACTTCTCTTCTGCCCCCTAGTTGTCCAATAGACCATCACAAAACTCTTGTGGTCGGATAAAAGAAGCTCTGAGGTTAGTTTGTTAATCTTCATCTGCTGCGCGCTCCTTTGCCACAACGCCGTGTTTTTCTGGCGTCGAGACCTTTTGCACGGTCGTAACCTGAATTACATTAAACCCCCATTAGTCGAGGATTTTACCCTAGAAATCCCCTTTCTTCCAGGAGAATACAATTATCCAGCAGCACCAGTCATTGTGTGGTCCTGTTCCCATCCAGAGCAGCGGGATTCGCTCGACATTGTTCCCCGTGAAAGAACAACTCAAAGCCTATTGTTAAATGAAGCCATCTCCGTCATGTTTTTCCCCGAATGAACCGTGATCATTTTAAATCCCCTGCTTCCTTCACACTCCCCTGGCCATATCAAGCTTTGTTTAAGTCATTTAGATTACCTTCTCCTGTCCCCCTTTAACACCCCTTATCTCCCTACCCATTTCATAAATCATCAGGGCCTTCCATTTTTTCCCCTCGATTCTCCCCCATGCCCctttaccacccccccccccccctaccctctgcaatccctccctccctccctcactgactgAATCCCAgcccccatctctctccctctctccgctCCCTCTCCTCAGCCCAGCTGCCTGTGGAGTTGGATGTGGTCCAGGAACAGGCAGATGGCTCTGTAATTAGAAGTGCATCTCTCCATTCCCTTTCCACttctccctgttaaatcaaattacagaaaaaaatcCCTTCTCTGGATTAGCATTTTTTGCAGCCTAGCCTCtattctcttcctctctgccatgttgccacagaggaggagaggaaaagacgaACCGAGTGGTGTCTGATGGcgttttggggggtgggggggtgaccGACTGCTTCTTAATGTCCATCTCCGAGCGCAGAGATGTGTCACTCAAGGCCCAGCATCCATTTTTCGTTAGCAACGCGCAGGAAGGACGTGTGATCGGACTCTTCAGGGGTGCCGTTATAAAAATGTCATCACCGAATCCGGGCCTCCGGTTGACGCCACAGACAGCGTGACAGTGTTGCCGGTTCGGAGGTATTGCTGGTGGAGGCCAGAGCGTTGGCTCGCCGGCGGCATGGCATGCGTGCCAGCTGATACCGAGCGCGTTGCAGGGAGGGGCCTCGGGCCGGGCGGGGCGATGTCACTGGGGTCCCGGGAGCAAGAGGAAGTGCCCGCTGTGCGCCGGGATTCAAGCCGTCGCTGTGCCCAGCGTGGCATGGCCGCTGTGTTCTCCTCCACCGCCGGCAGACTCCCTCCTGCCATCTTGTGGCCACTTGACGCTATTGGAAAGCATATGATCCCGTGGATCGATTCCTTGTTACTTTGTCTCTCTCGTGACACTCGGGAGAAGCAAAGTGAGAATActttaaaacaatgaataaatcacCAGTCGGTAAATGTGCACGGTGAAGTATGTTGTTTTAGGAATCTCCGTCTCTCCGCTCACTGTCTGGATGTTTGTTTAGGTGTATGCTTCCACATCTGGTGACGAGTATGCGAGAGACAACGGAGGATATCCTGGTGCTAAGCCTGGAGCGGTCTACCCTTTCTATATGCAAGGTAACCTTTCACTTATATCTTAAATATCACAGGAATGAATTTGCCCCGTGGgcctattttctttttaaaagctgtCTTCACGTTTGCGAATGTGTCTCGCGTTTCACTCAGAAGACCCCTGGTCGTCCTCTGGCTACTCCGCCATGCTGGGTAACTCTCCTCACATCGGACAGCCGGGCACCTTCTCTGCAATTAACCCACAGGAAAGGATGGTGCGTTGAAACCTTCTCAgtcatttcatatttttcatttataatAATTCATTACTATTCTTCAGgaataaaaatgtactttccattGATAAAAGCACACATCATTTGAGATGCATGAACTAAAATCTCTGTTAACCATTTGGGTAATCTAAATAATGTTGAGCGGTTAATAACGTCTTGCATTTCGTAGAGTTTTCCCAGGGGTTTGTGCCTCACGAAGCTACTTGTATTCCCTTTCCAGAAGCGTCAACCCCTGCCTCTGTCCCCACAGAACTATCCGCTGCACGGCAGCGAAGTCAACGGCTTCCACCCGGCCCCCGCCGCCTACAACCACACCCCCGCCATCAACGGAGAGAGCATCATGGGTAAGGGAGTTGTATGTTAAAAGCGTTTTATTCCCCcttcttcgccccccccccacccctctcaaaaacaaatgaacacgTTATCTGATTTCTTTTATCTCTGCAGCCAACCGAGGCACCACAGCTGGCAGTTCAGGAGATGAAATTGGGAAGGCTCTTGCCTCAGTGAgttatttgttgattttttgcttttcaaaatTAGTGCAGGGCAATGaaactgtagtttttttttctcctaagtGAAAATATGTTATCTTAGGCCGATGAATTTCCATTGTGTAAGATGCATCTCCTAACAAAACGTTGAAATCGAAGCACCTAATAATTGTCTTCAGTTTTAAAGTGGGCAAGAAATTGTGACGTCAATTGTTTCTGATGGAATCTCTGACAAATGAACCGACGacagaaaaactaaataaagtaGTATTTGGCCTACTAAAAGAAAAGGTTAAAAATAACCCACTTAATCCTTATTGTATTTGCtgtgactcttttgattcttttaGTTCACATTTTCTGACAAGACATTTGCGTTGATCCCAGATAAATATCGCATGAAATAAAAACCATTCCATCACGCAGGAGAACCTGTCGTTGTGACACATTGCTCAGCAATGGTTCAGTATTGCAGGGAAAATCAATACTGTTTGCTCTGCTCGATCAATTCTTTCAGATTTACCCGTCGGACCACAACAGTAATAACTTCCCCTCCGCTCCATCTACCCCTGGATCTCCTCAGGCTATTGCAGGTGCAGTTGGGTCCTCGCGTATTTGTTGTAGGAGTGTGGATTTTGTGTGAATGTCTATGAGAAGGCAACAAGGTTTTCTCATGAAATGTTCTGTTGAGTCAGTAAAAGGCATTTAATCACCACTGGAATGtgtcatcaacacacacacacacacacacacacacaaacacatctacgtatttatacacacaccattcacattgtctttattttaacctttttaaattCGATCTTACTTTAACGTAACCCACAGCTGAGTAAATTGTGCCAATCAGAAGGTTGGTAAACTGCGATCAGGTGGTTTCATCCTGTGCTTTATTCTTACTCATGCGACCACAAATCTGGATAATAGTTAAATATCCGCCACAGAATACTGACATCAGTCCCATTGAGTTGACTCGTTCAGTTTGATTGCAACCTTGTTTTTggctcacaaaaaaacaaaacatcactGGGAATTGTTGGAGCAAAAACGATCCTCTGCGTTTTTAATGATCTCCAGCTTTAGAATGTGTCTGCAGCGCCATCTGCTGTAAAGTCATTACCTCTTCAACGTCCCCATGTTTGTCTCTGCAGGAGCTCCGTCTCAGTGGCAAAGACCAACCACGCCCAACTATGAAGGGCAAGCACACGCGCTGGTACGTGGAACCGCTGTCTGCTCCATCACAGTGGCGTTCGGCTAATTTTTATGCTTATTTCAATTAAGTGCTTCGTTAGGATCGAGGTATTTTTCAAAGACGCACTGTGCGTTAACGAGCTGTTCTTGGGACTTTCGCCGCATTGATGTCTGCGTGCTTGTCGTGGTTTTCCGAAGCAGAGTAAAATGGAGGACCGTTTGGAGGAGGCCATCCACGTCCTGCGTAGCCACGCTGTGGGTCAGGGTCTGGAGGGCGCCCCCGACATGCACAGCCTGCTGTCCGCCGTACACAACGGGGGCCTGGGGGGCCTCTCTCCCGCCTTCCCGAATGCGAGCCTCGCCCTCAGCAACAGACATCCGGCCATGGTGAGTCGGGCAGGATGCAAACTCCAAGTGTTCATTTGGGTTTTGTGGTTTAATTTTATAGCAAACATAACTTCTATCAACACGTCTGGAAGCTCCACAAGGGCCGTGTTTCCGTGCTGAAATATGGGAAGTTCCCGAAGAAACTTTGTTAGTATGGAggttaaaataatcattttttcatGCCCAAATCTGAAAAAACAACTGCTAACACAAAATGTTAAATCTTAAAACTACAGGAAATAAGAAGTAAAGTGTATTGTTTGGTTGTATAACACAAAAAATGTGGGCATATTTAGTAAATATTGGTTCTCGGCGTTGTCACTGTGGAGTTACTTTATTTTCTCTGAAGCTCCTCTTGTCTTTGACGTTGGACCAACGCAGTGGTCGGTCAGTTCTCTAGAGGCGCACTCGTGATATATCTTCATCTCGTGGTTCTCCTCCCCCGTCCGCAGGGAGGGAAACACGAGGAGCCCACAGGCCTTCCTCCCAGCAGCACCCTCCTGCACGGTCACCACGCGTCCGGCCCGACGCCACCGGTCGGCCAACCGGAAGGCTTTACCGGTAAGTCGGCCTCCATATGGTGCGACGTGCGGCAGAGCACgtccgttgttgttttttgtgaaatgtgatttttttttttttttttttccggtacaaaacaaaatgtttgatttcaGCTCGCAGAGCCTGATTGGTGATTCCGCTGGTGTGCAGACGCAGCGATCTCTGCTTGATTAGCCTTCcgtgttcacccccccccccctccacggaGAGGCCTTTTTTTCACATGTGAAATGCGTTTGTCCCCAAGGTCTCCCCGGCGGCCTGGCCCGCTCCACgcactcctccagcagctcggaCATcaaaagagaagacaaagaggacGATGAGAACTCGTCCGTTGGCGATAAATCTGATGACGAGAAGAAGGACTCCAAGGCGGCGCGCCTTCGACGGTAAGTGGTCCTGACTGTTTTCCAGTCTTTGTAGCCTGGATTTGCTGGTTTATTACTAAAGGCTTAAAAAACTCCACTATTGTATAAAGGCATGGGGGGAAAGAAATGTGGAGATTTGCCTTGACGCCGTTGGCCGAGTGTGAAAATATTGAAGAACCTTTCATGTATCTGCTGCAAGGTTCCAGATGTCAGCTGTAAAATGTGTCGGGCCGTGTGATTGATCGTAGTCCTGTGTGCCCCACCTATGCCCCAGACTTTGGTAGGCGTTTAACTGATGTTGAAATCCCCCTTCCCTTCATGTCACGTTTTCAGAAAGGAGGCGTTGACCCTCCAGATGCTCTCTAGCCTATCAGACCAGAAAGATGAGTAAGTGTCTCCAATAGAGGCTCAGTTTCTTGTGCTTTGTGGACTCCTGCCACACGGCGTAAAAAGCACACGTTCATGGAAGTGGTGTCTCAAATCTGACTGAAACATTGTGaaaaaactgacatttttgAAATGCATTGTACATCACTACCAttcaatatttctttatttgtgctgcaaacaaatgaagagatttacattttttaaatgtaaatgggaGTCTGCAGCTTGTGGTGCCttcccttttattttaaacacagcagcacaTAATGCTACAATGTGGAGGATCATGAACTTTGATTTAATGAGAAGCAGATGCTGCTTCTTGGATATATGTTTTTTCGATATTTAATTTTATAcatgtgtgcatttaacaaactATTTTTAGTGCATCCATTCAGTACAGAGTTCAACTGTGCGTGCACAGCTATTCATGCTGGACTTAAGCAGACGAATCCCCTTCACGTGAACACACCAGCGTTTGTTTGTCCGTAAACGTCCTCTCGCCCTCGGCctgatttgttttgttcttcaCATTCAAGTAGTTTAGACGAAGATGACGAGGACCTGCCCCCCGAGGTGAAGTTGGAACGTGAGAAGGAACGGCGAGTGGCTAACAATGCCCGCGAGCGCCTCAGAGTACGGGACATCAACGAGGCGTTCAAGGAGCTCGGGAGGATGTGCCAGCTGCACCTAAGCCACGACAAACCTCAGACCAAACTTCTCATCCTGCACCAGGCCGTCAACGTCATCCTTAATTTAGAACAGCAAGTCAGAGGTCAGTGCGCAGGCGGCCCGTGGCGGATGGGAAGCACGGCCGTGTTTACCTCCCGTTAAATAAACCGTCACTCTTTGTATTGAGAGGCcctgtttctgttttctctccctcctgtcaGAGCGCAACCTTAACCCCAAGGCAGCATGTTT
This Gasterosteus aculeatus chromosome 8, fGasAcu3.hap1.1, whole genome shotgun sequence DNA region includes the following protein-coding sequences:
- the tcf3b gene encoding transcription factor 3b isoform X10, giving the protein MTLASSQFQGSAIDERSGSGSWGSAEQNSPSFSQGRGYVEGSHYNEHEGLSSPFISAGVAGKNERPPYPPFVSQPGFLPSEIAMPSPDAMSPSGLKTGSQFYPSYPTNPRRRPPDGGIETQPKKIRKPPGLPSSVYASTSGDEYARDNGGYPGAKPGAVYPFYMQEDPWSSSGYSAMLGNSPHIGQPGTFSAINPQERMKRQPLPLSPQNYPLHGSEVNGFHPAPAAYNHTPAINGESIMANRGTTAGSSGDEIGKALASIYPSDHNSNNFPSAPSTPGSPQAIAGAPSQWQRPTTPNYEGQAHALSKMEDRLEEAIHVLRSHAVGQGLEGAPDMHSLLSAVHNGGLGGLSPAFPNASLALSNRHPAMGGKHEEPTGLPPSSTLLHGHHASGPTPPVGQPEGFTGLPGGLARSTHSSSSSDIKREDKEDDENSSVGDKSDDEKKDSKAARLRRSLDEDDEDLPPEVKLEREKERRVANNARERLRVRDINEAFKELGRMCQLHLSHDKPQTKLLILHQAVNVILNLEQQVRERNLNPKAACLKRREEEKVSGVVGDAPMQLSGGHPSMGGDGHNPVGHM
- the tcf3b gene encoding transcription factor 3b isoform X2, translated to MTLASSQFQGSAIDERSGSGSWGSAEQNSPSFSQGRGYVEGSHYNEHEGLSSPFISAGVAGKNERPPYPPFVSQPGFLPSEIAMPSPDAMSPSGLKTGSQFYPSYPTNPRRRPPDGGIETQPKKIRKPPGLPSSVYASTSGDEYARDNGGYPGAKPGAVYPFYMQEDPWSSSGYSAMLGNSPHIGQPGTFSAINPQERMKRQPLPLSPQNYPLHGSEVNGFHPAPAAYNHTPAINGESIMANRGTTAGSSGDEIGKALASIYPSDHNSNNFPSAPSTPGSPQAIAGAPSQWQRPTTPNYEGQAHALSKMEDRLEEAIHVLRSHAVGQGLEGAPDMHSLLSAVHNGGLGGLSPAFPNASLALSNRHPAMGGKHEEPTGLPPSSTLLHGHHASGPTPPVGQPEGFTGLPGGLARSTHSSSSSDIKREDKEDDENSSVGDKSDDEKKDSKAARLRRKEALTLQMLSSLSDQKDDSLDEDDEDLPPEVKLEREKERRVANNARERLRVRDINEAFKELGRMCQLHLSHDKPQTKLLILHQAVNVILNLEQQVRERNLNPKAACLKRREEEKVSGVVGDAPMQLSGGHPSMGGDGHNPVGHM
- the tcf3b gene encoding transcription factor 3b isoform X4 gives rise to the protein MTLASSQFQGSAIDERSGSGSWGSAEQNSPSFSQGRGYVEGSHYNEHEGLSSPFISAGVAGKNERPPYPPFVSQPGFLPSEIAMPSPDAMSPSGLKTGSQFYPSYPTNPRRRPPDGGIETQPKKIRKPPGLPSSVYASTSGDEYARDNGGYPGAKPGAVYPFYMQEDPWSSSGYSAMLGNSPHIGQPGTFSAINPQERMKRQPLPLSPQNYPLHGSEVNGFHPAPAAYNHTPAINGESIMANRGTTAGSSGDEIGKALASIYPSDHNSNNFPSAPSTPGSPQAIAGAPSQWQRPTTPNYEGQAHALSKMEDRLEEAIHVLRSHAVGQGLEGAPDMHSLLSAVHNGGLGGLSPAFPNASLALSNRHPAMGGKHEEPTGLPPSSTLLHGHHASGPTPPVGQPEGFTGLPGGLARSTHSSSSSDIKREDKEDDENSSVGDKSDDEKKDSKAARLRRKEALTLQMLSSLSDQKDDLDEDDEDLPPEVKLEREKERRVANNARERLRVRDINEAFKELGRMCQLHLSHDKPQTKLLILHQAVNVILNLEQQVRERNLNPKAACLKRREEEKVSGVVGDAPMQLSGGHPSMGGDGHNPVGHM